A part of Vanessa tameamea isolate UH-Manoa-2023 chromosome 20, ilVanTame1 primary haplotype, whole genome shotgun sequence genomic DNA contains:
- the LOC113401644 gene encoding uncharacterized protein LOC113401644: MAGTKFCGSTSRLLLLSVPAFIMLSGAVVTEKTRSCYWCGPLAEQVHRSQRAPPCEAIDNQVTVCDPDFPYCAVIATSPPYVESRLCVKLYQDECYPLFCNSTKTWKMTCPCRGELCNGHNTEREDEAFAILAKLVTKTRTTRIKKRTQQSTAKFIPSGDVKTLIVTNISVIENNEMNNNLDNNITGNVQVTEIMLSDEPILQDMKREDVPSSEMSSTLDGIKEIDRTTSTLNNSDDNNINTSPASKDVTTATEITKTEKMVDNIVKPSEELPAAEALQQNTTPKGSSEKTTLPTTSSYETTYQTTTDGDPETTTMNNEKKKNGGNKAYINIYIIFLTFIPLHIYKYSSSYLH; the protein is encoded by the exons ATGGCGGGAACGAAGTTTTGTGGTTCTACTTCGAGATTACTTCTGCTGAGTGTTCCGGCTTTCATTATGCTAAGTG GAGCCGTAGTAACGGAGAAGACTCGGAGCTGCTATTGGTGTGGGCCACTGGCTGAGCAAGTGCATCGAAGCCAGCGCGCTCCACCATGCGAGGCAATTGATAATCAAGTCACCGTCTGCGATCCCGACTTTCCATATTGTGCAGTGATAGCTACTTCGCCAC CATATGTCGAGTCAAGACTCTGCGTCAAACTCTACCAAGATGAATGCTATCCACTTTTCTGCAATTCAACTAAGACATGGAAAATGACTTGTCCGTGTCGCGGCGAATTATGTAACGGTCATAACACCGAAAGAGAAGACGAAGCTTTTGCCATTCTCGCAAAACTAGTCACTAAGACTAGAACTACCCGGATTAAGAAACGAACGCAACAAAGCACGGCTAAATTCATACCATCAGGAGATGTAAAAACTTTAATCGTCACAAACATATCtgttatagaaaataatgagatgaataataatttagacaacAATATAACAGGTAACGTACAAGTGACTGAAATAATGTTATCAGATGAACCTATTCTTCAAGATATGAAAAGGGAGGATGTACCTTCATCGGAAATGTCATCTACTTTAGACGGAATTAAAGAAATTGACAGAACAACATCTACTCTTAATAATTCGgacgataataatataaacacatcGCCAGCATCAAAAGATGTTACGACTGCAACCGAAATAACGAAAACTGAAAAGATGGTTGATAATATTGTGAAACCGAGTGAAGAGTTACCTGCGGCTGAGGCATTACAGCAAAATACAACCCCTAAAGGTTCTAGTGAAAAAACAACATTACCGACTACTTCGAGCTACGAAACAACTTATCAAACTACAACTGATGGTGATCCAGAGACCACAACGATgaataatgaaaagaaaaaaaacggaGGAAACAaagcatatattaatatatatattattttcctaaCATTTATTCcgttacatatttacaaatattcgtcGTCATATTTGCACTAG